In one window of Ruminococcus hominis DNA:
- a CDS encoding Uma2 family endonuclease — protein sequence MPLLKNDTYTVEDIYALPEGKRAELIDGQIYDMAPPSPLHQELVMELSATLRDYIRKNNRPCKVYPAPFAVFLNQDDRNYVEPDISVICDPNKMNDRGCNGAPDFIIEIVSPNSQRMDYLTKLFKYRTAGVREYWIVNPMKQTIQVYCFGNVEDSTQYSFDDEISVGIYDDLKICITDLLK from the coding sequence ATGCCACTATTAAAAAACGATACTTACACAGTCGAAGACATCTACGCTCTTCCGGAAGGAAAACGTGCAGAGCTGATTGACGGACAGATCTATGACATGGCACCACCAAGTCCATTGCATCAGGAACTAGTAATGGAGCTTTCTGCAACTCTCAGAGATTATATTAGGAAAAATAACAGACCATGCAAAGTTTATCCTGCACCATTTGCTGTATTTCTCAATCAAGATGATCGGAATTATGTAGAGCCGGATATCTCCGTAATCTGTGATCCAAACAAAATGAATGACAGAGGATGTAATGGTGCACCGGATTTCATTATCGAAATCGTATCACCAAACAGTCAGAGAATGGATTATTTGACCAAGTTATTCAAATATCGTACTGCTGGTGTTCGGGAATATTGGATTGTAAACCCTATGAAGCAGACGATTCAAGTTTACTGCTTTGGTAATGTTGAGGATTCAACACAATATTCTTTTGACGATGAAATCAGTGTTGGAATTTATGATGATTTAAAGATTTGTATTACAGATCTATTAAAATAA
- a CDS encoding DUF4825 domain-containing protein: MKKKIIAIILIVLSIILVPACGRKEKMYEVPDLSQYKTDYVGDSSNVIKIVSSQDYPKGYSYDSIEIQSESEPYGLTVFLKVEPSASKLEDELQVNADITFDLIGNLETLDYKIADSKEIIASYER, translated from the coding sequence ATGAAGAAAAAAATAATTGCAATTATTCTAATTGTATTGTCAATAATATTAGTTCCTGCGTGTGGAAGAAAAGAAAAAATGTATGAGGTTCCTGATTTATCACAATACAAGACAGATTATGTAGGAGATTCTTCGAATGTCATAAAAATTGTAAGCAGTCAAGATTATCCAAAAGGATACTCATATGATAGTATAGAAATACAGTCTGAAAGTGAGCCTTATGGATTAACAGTTTTTCTAAAAGTTGAGCCATCTGCCTCTAAACTCGAAGATGAATTGCAGGTTAATGCAGATATAACATTTGATTTGATTGGTAATTTGGAAACACTTGATTATAAAATAGCAGATAGCAAAGAAATTATTGCATCGTATGAACGGTAG
- a CDS encoding DUF6054 family protein — MAKIERSINEDFDQLLSNIENGILNGSMSATLEDASDFRSGTARCSVRVFERYSYAGGNRVSLNITLFQNDKDPVQLSAITAGGSQAVFFKINTLGEEAFLDKLIELLDA; from the coding sequence ATGGCAAAAATAGAAAGAAGTATAAATGAAGATTTTGATCAGTTACTTTCCAATATTGAAAACGGGATATTAAATGGCAGTATGTCAGCAACGCTAGAAGATGCCAGTGACTTTCGAAGTGGAACTGCGCGTTGCAGTGTTCGTGTTTTTGAACGTTACAGCTATGCTGGTGGAAATAGAGTGAGTCTTAATATTACGCTTTTCCAAAACGACAAAGATCCGGTTCAACTTTCCGCAATTACAGCAGGAGGAAGCCAAGCTGTATTTTTCAAAATTAACACATTAGGAGAAGAAGCATTTCTTGACAAGTTGATTGAATTACTGGATGCGTAA
- a CDS encoding CinA family protein, which yields MYADWQMAEKVDQKDVLEEHVVEVLAKRGWTVTTAESCTGGLIAGTLVNVSGASEVLNEGYVTYSNEAKHRLLGVQIQTLEQYGAVSDQTAREMAEGAAKAAGADVAFASTGIAGPGGGTPEKPVGLIFVSCYIRGNVFVRECHFKGSRMENRLNTVQAVFQLFLDNCGENLAE from the coding sequence ATGTATGCAGACTGGCAGATGGCAGAAAAGGTAGATCAAAAAGATGTATTAGAAGAACATGTAGTTGAAGTTCTTGCAAAACGTGGATGGACAGTAACGACAGCGGAGTCATGTACAGGAGGTCTGATCGCAGGCACATTGGTAAATGTTTCCGGGGCATCAGAAGTCTTGAATGAAGGGTACGTTACGTATTCAAATGAGGCGAAGCACAGATTACTTGGAGTTCAGATTCAGACATTAGAGCAATATGGTGCTGTCAGCGACCAGACTGCACGTGAAATGGCAGAAGGGGCAGCGAAAGCGGCGGGGGCAGATGTTGCTTTTGCTTCTACCGGAATTGCAGGACCGGGAGGCGGTACGCCGGAGAAACCGGTAGGGTTAATCTTTGTGAGCTGTTATATCCGGGGAAATGTATTTGTAAGAGAATGTCATTTCAAAGGAAGCCGTATGGAAAATCGGTTGAATACGGTACAGGCGGTATTCCAGTTATTCCTGGATAATTGTGGAGAGAATCTGGCTGAATAA
- the pgsA gene encoding CDP-diacylglycerol--glycerol-3-phosphate 3-phosphatidyltransferase translates to MNLPNKLTVLRVIMVPFFVFFMLTDVGGPANKWIALILFCVASLTDMLDGKIARKYNLVTNFGKFMDPLADKLLVCSAMICMIEMGKLPAWIVIVIIAREFIISGFRLVASDNGIVIAASYWGKFKTVFQMAMIIVLIADFGGVFDIIAQVLIWIALALTIISLIDYVVKNKEVLTQGGM, encoded by the coding sequence ATGAACTTACCGAATAAACTAACTGTATTAAGAGTAATCATGGTTCCGTTTTTTGTATTTTTTATGTTAACAGATGTAGGTGGACCGGCGAATAAATGGATCGCACTCATTTTATTCTGTGTGGCAAGTCTGACAGACATGTTGGATGGAAAGATTGCAAGAAAATATAATCTGGTGACAAACTTTGGAAAATTTATGGATCCATTGGCAGATAAACTTCTTGTATGCTCAGCGATGATCTGTATGATTGAGATGGGAAAACTTCCGGCATGGATCGTTATTGTGATCATTGCAAGAGAATTTATCATTAGCGGATTCCGTCTGGTTGCTTCCGATAACGGAATTGTTATCGCTGCAAGTTACTGGGGAAAATTCAAGACAGTATTCCAGATGGCTATGATTATCGTACTGATTGCAGATTTTGGCGGTGTTTTCGATATTATTGCACAGGTTTTGATTTGGATAGCATTGGCACTTACCATTATTTCATTGATTGATTATGTTGTGAAGAATAAAGAGGTCTTAACACAGGGAGGCATGTAA
- the rimO gene encoding 30S ribosomal protein S12 methylthiotransferase RimO produces MKILFISLGCDKNLVDSEVMLGLLASRGYEMIDDEQEADIIVVNTCCFIHDAKQESVDNILEMAEYKKTGKLKALIVTGCLAERYRQEIIDEIPEVDAVLGTTAYDKILDAVDEALEGKHFLEMEDLQALPVVDTKRQITTGGHFAYMKIAEGCDKHCTYCIIPKIRGTYRSVPMEQLIKEAEELAAQGVKELILVAQETTLYGKDLYGEKSLHKLLKELCKVSGIQWIRILYCYPEEITDELIQVIKEEPKICHYLDLPIQHANDEILKRMGRRTSKQELIDIVTKLRKEIPDICLRTTLITGFPGETEEQHQELVEFVDEMEFDRLGVFTYSPEEDTPAATMPDQIDEEVKLERQAELMELQQEIAFDTAENMIGREMLVMIEGKIADEPAYVGRTYRDAPKVDGLIFVETGELLMSGDFAKVTVTGAEEYDLIGGLTNELTE; encoded by the coding sequence ATGAAGATATTATTTATTTCCCTGGGATGCGATAAGAATCTGGTAGATTCAGAAGTGATGTTAGGGCTTCTTGCGTCCAGAGGTTATGAGATGATCGACGATGAGCAGGAAGCAGATATTATTGTTGTAAATACATGTTGCTTCATTCATGATGCAAAACAGGAAAGCGTTGATAATATTCTCGAGATGGCAGAATATAAGAAAACAGGAAAATTAAAAGCATTGATCGTAACAGGATGTCTGGCAGAGCGTTACAGACAAGAAATCATTGATGAGATTCCAGAAGTAGATGCAGTGCTTGGAACAACGGCATATGACAAGATACTGGATGCAGTTGACGAAGCACTGGAAGGAAAACATTTTCTGGAGATGGAGGATCTTCAGGCATTGCCTGTTGTCGATACAAAACGACAGATAACAACAGGCGGACATTTCGCATATATGAAAATAGCAGAAGGCTGCGACAAGCATTGTACATATTGCATTATTCCGAAGATTCGAGGAACTTATCGAAGTGTACCGATGGAGCAGCTTATCAAAGAAGCAGAAGAACTGGCAGCACAAGGCGTAAAAGAGTTGATTTTGGTCGCACAGGAGACGACACTTTATGGAAAAGACCTTTACGGAGAAAAGTCACTTCATAAGCTATTAAAAGAGCTGTGTAAAGTGAGTGGAATTCAGTGGATACGAATCCTCTATTGCTATCCAGAAGAGATTACAGATGAATTGATTCAGGTTATAAAAGAAGAACCAAAGATCTGTCACTATTTAGATCTTCCAATCCAACATGCGAATGATGAAATTCTAAAACGTATGGGAAGAAGAACAAGTAAGCAGGAATTGATCGATATTGTTACAAAGCTTCGAAAAGAAATTCCGGATATTTGTCTGAGAACAACTCTGATCACAGGATTTCCGGGAGAGACAGAAGAACAGCATCAGGAACTGGTAGAATTTGTAGATGAGATGGAATTTGACAGACTTGGCGTATTTACATATTCACCGGAAGAAGACACACCGGCTGCAACAATGCCAGATCAGATAGATGAAGAAGTAAAACTTGAACGTCAGGCTGAATTGATGGAGCTTCAGCAAGAGATTGCTTTCGATACTGCAGAAAATATGATCGGCAGAGAGATGCTCGTTATGATTGAAGGTAAAATTGCAGATGAGCCGGCATATGTAGGAAGAACTTATCGCGACGCACCGAAGGTGGATGGACTTATTTTTGTGGAAACAGGGGAACTACTCATGTCAGGTGATTTCGCAAAAGTAACAGTGACAGGAGCAGAAGAATATGATCTGATAGGAGGATTGACAAATGAACTTACCGAATAA
- the rpoZ gene encoding DNA-directed RNA polymerase subunit omega — translation MLHPSYTDLMQVVNKDVEEGETKVVNSRYSIVMATSKRARQLIDGEMPLVKAKKGEKPLSIAIQEMNEGKLTIVTDNAEEEE, via the coding sequence ATGTTACATCCATCTTATACAGATTTGATGCAGGTAGTGAATAAGGACGTGGAAGAGGGCGAAACAAAGGTTGTTAACAGCCGTTATTCTATCGTTATGGCAACATCTAAGAGAGCAAGACAACTTATCGACGGAGAGATGCCGCTGGTAAAAGCAAAGAAAGGTGAAAAACCACTTTCTATCGCAATTCAGGAGATGAATGAAGGAAAGCTTACAATCGTTACTGATAACGCAGAGGAAGAAGAATAA
- the gmk gene encoding guanylate kinase, with protein sequence MNKKGILIVVSGFSGAGKGTLMKELLQKYEEKYALSISATTRQPREGELHGREYFFISKNEFEKMIAKDELIEYARYVENYYGTPRSYVEQKLDEGKDVILEIEIQGALKVKEKFPDTLLLFVAPPSAQELKHRLVGRGTETMEVINSRMSRAAEEAEGMENYDYLIINDTLEECVEQMHSVIQAEHLRCSRNTNFIEKIQKELKEMKGE encoded by the coding sequence ATGAATAAGAAGGGCATTTTAATCGTAGTATCCGGTTTTTCAGGAGCCGGCAAAGGAACTTTAATGAAAGAACTTCTGCAGAAATATGAAGAGAAGTATGCGTTATCTATTTCGGCAACAACAAGACAGCCAAGAGAAGGAGAACTTCATGGTCGCGAGTATTTTTTCATTTCAAAAAATGAATTTGAAAAAATGATTGCGAAAGATGAGCTGATAGAGTATGCTAGATACGTGGAAAATTACTATGGTACACCACGAAGCTATGTAGAGCAGAAGCTTGACGAAGGCAAGGATGTGATTCTTGAGATTGAGATTCAAGGAGCGCTGAAGGTGAAAGAGAAGTTCCCTGATACACTGCTATTGTTTGTAGCTCCTCCATCTGCACAGGAACTGAAGCATCGTCTTGTAGGACGAGGAACAGAGACCATGGAAGTGATCAATTCCAGAATGAGCCGTGCTGCGGAAGAAGCAGAAGGTATGGAGAATTATGATTATCTGATCATTAATGATACATTGGAAGAGTGTGTGGAACAGATGCATTCAGTCATTCAGGCAGAACATTTAAGATGTTCAAGAAATACAAACTTTATAGAAAAGATTCAAAAAGAATTGAAAGAGATGAAAGGAGAATAA
- a CDS encoding YicC/YloC family endoribonuclease — translation MIKSMTGFGRYEYQTESKKFTVELKGVNHRYLDVNIRMPKKFNFFETAIRTLLKQYALRGKVDIFITYEDNSESQAALKYNETLAAEYMRYFKQMEESFGIDNDIRVSTLAHCPEVLTMEEKPDDEDALWSGLQMALKGAFAQFVETRTTEGENLKKDILNKLSGMETLVGHVEERSPQIVEEYRKKLEDKIHELLDVPVDENRMAAEVILYADKICTDEETVRLKSHISHMRDTLEETEGIGRKLDFIAQEMNREANTILSKANDLEVSNYAIGLKTEIEKIREQIQNIE, via the coding sequence ATGATAAAAAGCATGACAGGATTCGGAAGATATGAGTATCAGACTGAATCTAAAAAGTTTACAGTGGAATTAAAAGGGGTAAACCACAGATATTTAGACGTTAACATTCGTATGCCGAAGAAATTTAATTTTTTCGAAACTGCAATCCGCACATTGTTAAAACAGTATGCGCTACGCGGTAAAGTAGATATTTTTATTACATACGAAGATAACTCAGAAAGTCAGGCTGCACTTAAGTATAATGAAACACTTGCAGCGGAATACATGAGATACTTTAAGCAGATGGAAGAATCGTTTGGAATTGATAATGATATCCGCGTTTCTACATTGGCACATTGTCCGGAGGTATTGACAATGGAAGAGAAGCCGGATGATGAAGACGCTTTGTGGAGTGGTCTGCAGATGGCATTAAAAGGTGCATTTGCACAGTTTGTTGAGACACGCACCACAGAAGGTGAGAACTTGAAGAAGGATATTTTGAACAAGCTTTCCGGCATGGAGACACTAGTAGGACATGTGGAAGAGCGGTCACCACAGATTGTGGAAGAGTATCGTAAGAAACTGGAAGATAAGATCCATGAACTATTGGATGTGCCGGTTGATGAGAACAGGATGGCAGCTGAAGTAATCTTATATGCTGACAAGATTTGTACAGACGAAGAGACTGTTCGTTTGAAGAGCCACATTTCGCATATGCGGGATACATTAGAAGAGACGGAAGGAATCGGAAGAAAGCTTGATTTTATTGCACAGGAGATGAACAGAGAAGCCAACACCATCCTTTCAAAGGCGAATGATCTGGAAGTTTCGAATTATGCGATTGGATTAAAGACAGAGATTGAGAAGATTCGTGAACAGATCCAGAATATTGAATAG
- a CDS encoding Rqc2 family fibronectin-binding protein, with amino-acid sequence MAFDGIVVANLVHELKQELINGRIAKIAQPESDELLLTIKSPAGQRRLCISASASLPLIYLTDTNKPSPMTAPNFCMLLRKHIANGRIIDIWQPKLERIIHFTIEHLDEMGDLCRKDLIVEIMGKHSNIIFCNEEGMIIDSIKHVPAQMSSVREVLPGRTYFIPDTMEKHDPLSISGQDFIETIDSKPLPLAKTIYTSFTGVSPVVAEEICYLSGIDSSITPKELSEDIKLHLYNQFTIYFSAISEGDFKPAIYYNGNEPKEFSSLPLSHFSNYTRKDFESISEVLDLYYSSRNAITRIRQKSTDLRHVVQTALERARKKYDLQVRQLKDTENRDKFKVYGELIHTYGYNLEPDAKKLDALNYYTNEMVTIPLDPTKTPQENAQRYFDKYNKQKRTFEALSRLIEETKEDIDYLESVQNALFIAQTEDDLAQVKEELIDAGYMRRKFTKKKIKIKSQPLHYISSDGYHMYVGKNNFQNEELTFHFAVGNDWWFHAKQAPGSHVIVKTNGDELPDRTFEEAGKLAAYYSSMKDKDKIEIDYVEKKHVKKPRGGKPGFVVYYTNYSLIIDSDISGIQLVE; translated from the coding sequence ATGGCATTTGATGGAATTGTCGTGGCCAATCTGGTTCACGAATTAAAACAAGAATTAATAAACGGAAGAATTGCCAAAATTGCACAGCCTGAATCCGATGAGCTTCTTCTTACGATCAAGTCTCCCGCCGGACAGAGACGACTTTGTATCTCTGCAAGTGCATCGCTTCCTTTAATATATTTAACAGACACCAATAAACCAAGTCCTATGACGGCACCAAACTTCTGTATGCTGCTTCGTAAGCATATTGCAAACGGTCGTATCATTGATATATGGCAGCCAAAGCTGGAGCGTATTATCCATTTTACGATTGAGCATTTAGATGAGATGGGGGATTTATGCCGTAAGGATTTGATTGTAGAGATCATGGGAAAGCACAGCAACATCATTTTCTGCAATGAAGAAGGTATGATCATCGACAGTATCAAGCATGTTCCTGCACAGATGAGTTCTGTACGTGAAGTATTGCCGGGACGCACTTATTTTATTCCCGATACAATGGAAAAACATGACCCACTAAGTATCAGTGGGCAGGATTTTATCGAAACTATTGACAGCAAACCACTCCCACTTGCAAAAACTATCTACACTAGTTTTACCGGTGTCAGTCCTGTTGTTGCAGAAGAGATTTGCTATTTATCCGGAATTGATTCTTCTATTACTCCTAAGGAATTATCTGAAGATATCAAGCTGCATTTGTATAACCAGTTTACAATTTATTTTTCTGCTATTTCCGAGGGGGATTTTAAACCGGCTATTTATTATAATGGGAATGAACCAAAAGAGTTTTCTTCACTACCACTGTCGCATTTTTCAAATTATACCCGCAAGGACTTTGAATCTATTTCTGAAGTGTTGGATTTATACTATTCTTCTCGAAATGCGATCACAAGAATCCGTCAAAAATCTACAGACCTTCGTCATGTAGTCCAGACGGCTCTGGAACGTGCGAGAAAGAAATATGATTTGCAGGTACGCCAGCTTAAAGATACCGAAAATCGTGATAAGTTCAAAGTATACGGAGAACTGATCCATACTTATGGTTATAACCTTGAACCGGATGCGAAAAAGTTAGACGCACTTAATTACTATACAAATGAGATGGTAACAATCCCGCTTGATCCAACAAAGACACCGCAGGAAAATGCACAGCGTTATTTTGACAAGTATAACAAACAGAAACGTACCTTCGAAGCACTCTCTCGCTTAATTGAAGAAACCAAAGAGGATATTGATTATCTGGAATCTGTACAGAATGCACTTTTCATTGCACAGACAGAAGACGATCTTGCTCAGGTCAAGGAAGAATTGATTGATGCCGGATATATGCGCCGCAAATTCACGAAAAAGAAAATTAAGATTAAAAGTCAGCCTCTGCATTATATTTCCAGTGATGGATATCATATGTATGTTGGAAAGAATAATTTTCAAAATGAAGAACTCACATTTCATTTTGCTGTCGGCAATGACTGGTGGTTCCATGCAAAGCAGGCTCCTGGCTCCCACGTTATCGTCAAGACTAACGGAGACGAGCTTCCGGACCGCACATTTGAAGAAGCCGGAAAGCTTGCCGCTTACTACTCCAGTATGAAGGATAAAGACAAGATTGAGATTGACTATGTTGAGAAAAAGCACGTGAAAAAGCCACGTGGAGGGAAGCCAGGATTTGTTGTATATTACACGAATTATTCACTGATCATCGACAGCGATATTTCCGGAATCCAGCTTGTAGAATAG
- a CDS encoding ATP-binding protein, producing the protein MHTNELMLYKNMEYGEILQDMTFLMENYNNEYYNREDLRSLLFECINELLEISVSHGFEGNLWHTYLTFLLSNDENAYSTSCEIVGPVEGSINQIAMHDFKVFKELFDYDFEPLMKELDAESFAVLLNYTNVNEGSKVFNKRIRDRICNLSKSLGEAESVELFGKRLTQFYKEFGVGKLGLHKAFRIEHLEGENAEIVPITNIAHVHLDDLVGYEIAKKKLIDNTKAFVEGRKANNCLLYGDAGTGKSSSIKAILNQYYDQGLRIIEVYKHQFKDLNDIIAQIKNRNYKFIIYMDDLSFEEFEIEYKYLKAVIEGGLEKKPNNVLIYATSNRRHLIRETFKDKQDRDEDMHTNDTVQEKLSLVARFGVTIYYGAPTKKEFQQIVKELAKANQIQMPEEELLLEANKWELAHGGLSGRTAQQFIDFLLGQNA; encoded by the coding sequence ATGCATACAAATGAATTGATGCTGTACAAAAACATGGAATATGGAGAGATTCTTCAAGACATGACATTTTTGATGGAGAACTATAACAATGAATACTATAATAGAGAAGACTTGAGAAGTTTATTGTTCGAGTGCATTAACGAACTGTTAGAAATTTCGGTCAGTCATGGATTTGAAGGAAACCTATGGCATACATACCTGACATTTCTTTTATCAAATGATGAGAACGCCTATAGCACCTCCTGTGAAATTGTAGGACCTGTAGAAGGCAGCATCAATCAAATTGCCATGCATGATTTTAAAGTGTTCAAGGAATTGTTTGATTATGATTTTGAACCATTAATGAAAGAGCTGGATGCAGAAAGCTTTGCTGTTTTATTGAATTATACCAATGTAAATGAAGGAAGCAAAGTATTTAATAAACGTATTCGTGACAGAATCTGTAACTTGAGTAAATCATTAGGAGAGGCAGAATCAGTTGAGTTGTTTGGAAAACGCCTGACACAATTTTACAAAGAATTCGGAGTCGGAAAATTAGGACTTCATAAAGCTTTCCGTATTGAGCATCTGGAAGGAGAAAACGCAGAGATTGTTCCAATTACCAATATTGCACATGTACATTTGGATGACCTTGTAGGTTATGAAATTGCAAAAAAGAAATTGATCGATAATACAAAAGCATTTGTAGAAGGAAGAAAAGCAAATAACTGTCTGTTGTATGGAGATGCAGGAACTGGAAAATCATCTTCTATCAAAGCAATTTTAAATCAGTATTACGACCAGGGATTGCGTATCATTGAAGTTTACAAGCATCAGTTTAAAGATTTGAATGACATAATCGCACAGATTAAAAACCGCAATTATAAATTTATTATTTACATGGATGATCTCTCATTTGAAGAATTTGAGATTGAATATAAATATTTGAAAGCCGTTATTGAAGGTGGATTAGAGAAAAAGCCAAACAACGTGCTGATTTATGCGACATCAAACCGTCGTCATTTAATCAGAGAAACGTTTAAGGATAAACAGGATCGTGATGAAGATATGCATACAAATGACACGGTTCAGGAAAAATTATCTTTAGTAGCAAGATTCGGAGTGACAATTTATTATGGAGCACCGACAAAGAAAGAGTTCCAGCAGATTGTAAAAGAGCTGGCAAAAGCAAATCAGATTCAGATGCCGGAAGAAGAGCTGTTGCTTGAAGCAAATAAGTGGGAGCTTGCTCACGGCGGATTATCAGGAAGAACAGCACAGCAATTTATCGATTTTTTGCTGGGTCAGAATGCATAA
- the pheA gene encoding prephenate dehydratase, with translation MATLEELRVQLDGIDNEIARLFEERMKVCGEVGEYKIQSGKKVLDRQRENNKLADVASKVHGEFNKKGIQELYTQLMSMSRKLQYQKLVEAGALGRLPFIAIESLEKEKARVVFQGVEGAYGQAAMFNYFGESCNGFHVHTFRDAMEAIEEGSADYAVLPIENSSAGAVNEMYDLLDEFENYIVAETIIPITHTLAGIPGTKLEEVKCVYSKAEALMQTTHFLDEHADWQRISVVNTAVAAAKVAAEQNKEQAAVCSAYAAKLQGLEILADNINDEKNNSTRFVIVTNQKVYLKDANKISISFELPHESGSLYRILSHFIYNDLNMTKIESRPIEGRNWEYRFFVDFEGNMEQPAVKNALRGLREETRNLNILGNY, from the coding sequence ATGGCAACACTGGAAGAATTGCGAGTACAGTTAGATGGAATAGATAATGAGATCGCCCGGCTTTTCGAAGAACGTATGAAAGTATGTGGTGAAGTTGGTGAATATAAGATCCAGAGTGGGAAGAAGGTTCTGGACAGACAAAGAGAGAATAATAAGCTTGCCGATGTGGCATCAAAAGTACACGGTGAGTTTAATAAAAAGGGGATTCAGGAGCTTTATACGCAGCTAATGTCGATGAGCCGTAAGCTTCAGTATCAGAAACTGGTAGAGGCAGGAGCGTTGGGAAGACTTCCATTTATTGCTATTGAATCTTTAGAAAAAGAAAAAGCAAGAGTTGTATTTCAGGGCGTAGAAGGAGCTTATGGACAAGCTGCAATGTTTAATTATTTTGGAGAGTCCTGTAATGGCTTTCATGTGCATACATTTCGTGATGCAATGGAAGCTATTGAAGAAGGTTCGGCAGATTATGCTGTACTTCCGATTGAAAATTCATCTGCAGGGGCAGTGAATGAGATGTACGATCTCCTTGATGAGTTCGAGAATTATATTGTTGCAGAGACGATCATTCCAATCACACATACATTGGCAGGCATTCCCGGAACGAAATTAGAGGAAGTAAAATGTGTTTACTCTAAGGCAGAAGCACTCATGCAGACAACACATTTTCTTGATGAGCATGCTGACTGGCAGCGTATCAGTGTTGTGAACACTGCAGTTGCAGCGGCAAAAGTAGCAGCAGAACAGAATAAAGAACAGGCAGCGGTATGCAGTGCTTATGCGGCTAAATTACAAGGATTGGAAATACTGGCAGACAATATCAATGATGAAAAAAATAATTCAACCCGTTTCGTAATTGTAACCAACCAGAAAGTATATTTGAAAGATGCGAATAAGATCAGTATAAGTTTTGAGCTGCCTCATGAGAGCGGTTCACTCTATCGTATCCTGTCTCATTTCATTTATAATGATCTGAATATGACAAAGATTGAGTCCAGACCAATCGAAGGAAGAAACTGGGAATATCGTTTCTTTGTAGATTTTGAGGGAAATATGGAACAGCCGGCAGTGAAGAATGCGCTTCGTGGGCTTCGCGAAGAAACAAGAAATCTGAATATATTAGGAAATTACTAA
- a CDS encoding nitroreductase family protein has product MNVIECIKSRRSIRKYKPNAIDHSIIDSIVSTTSFSPSWKNTQITRFIAIEDQSILSTIAKCHVPDYNAKIINQIPMLIAVSYIKGRCGFERDGSYSSKKGDRWQMFDAGVACQTFCLAAKEQGLGTVIMGMFDEDEISKLIELPEDQELAALIAIGYPDIEPEAPKRKTVDVLLQYK; this is encoded by the coding sequence ATGAACGTCATTGAATGTATCAAAAGCAGAAGAAGTATTCGAAAATACAAACCAAACGCGATTGACCATTCTATTATTGATTCTATTGTTTCCACAACTTCTTTTTCCCCTTCTTGGAAAAATACACAGATTACCCGTTTTATTGCAATTGAAGATCAATCCATTTTAAGCACAATAGCCAAATGCCATGTGCCTGATTATAATGCTAAGATTATAAATCAGATTCCTATGTTGATCGCCGTAAGCTACATAAAGGGACGCTGTGGATTCGAACGTGATGGTTCTTATTCTTCCAAAAAAGGAGATCGCTGGCAGATGTTTGATGCCGGAGTTGCCTGCCAGACATTTTGTCTTGCAGCAAAGGAACAGGGGTTAGGCACTGTTATTATGGGAATGTTTGATGAAGATGAGATAAGTAAACTCATTGAACTCCCAGAAGATCAGGAACTTGCTGCTCTCATTGCAATCGGTTATCCTGATATCGAACCGGAAGCACCAAAACGTAAGACTGTTGACGTTTTGCTTCAATATAAATAA